The region GCCCGTTCGTGCTCGGGCTCTCTGCCACGTTGTCACCCTGCTGGCGTCCCGCGACGCCGTTTTGTCCAGTGTCATGCCTGATGGTGCCCTCGCTGCGCTCGGTCACCCGGCCATCCTGCCAGGCCAGGCCGACAACCCGACCCCCTGGCATGACACTGGCTACCGGGGTGCAGCCGGTTTCACCAGTTTTGCCGCGATCCGCTCCGGCTTCGGCCAGCGTACGTCGGACGCCAGCCCCAGCTTCTCGAAGATCCAGATGACCCGTGCCGAGATGTCGATCTGTCCCCGGAGCACCCCGTGCCGCGCACTTGTCGGATCCGAGTGGTGCAGGTTGTGCCAGCTCTCACCGAAGGACACGATCGCCAACGGCCAGAAGTTCGAGGCCTTGTCACCCTGTCGCACCTCGAAGGGGCGCTCACCGTAGACGTGGCACACCGAGTTGACCGACCAGGTGACGTGGTGCAGCAACGCGATGCGTACCAGGCCGGCCCAGAAGAAGGCAGTCAGGGCACCCTGCCACGACCAGGTGACCAGACCGCCGATGACGGCCGGGGCGAGCGCCGAGATGACGACCAGCACCGGGAAGAGCCGGTCGACGCGGCTGATGTCCCTGTCGGCCAGCAGATCCGGGGCGAACCGTTGACGGTTGGTGAGTTCCCGGCGGAACAACCAGCCCATGTGCGCGTGGAACAAACCCTTGGTCAGACCCCAGAAGCTGCCCCCGAAGCGCCACGGCGAGTGCGGATCGCCCTCCACGTCGGAGAACGCGTGGTGCCGCCGGTGGTCGGCGACCCACTGGGTGACGCTGCCCTCGATCGCGAGCGAACCGGCCACCGCCAGGGTCACCCGGAGCCACCGCTTGGTCTTGAACGAGCCGTGGGTGAAGTAGCGGTGGAAGCCGACCGTGATGCCCAGCCCAGCGACCACGTACCAGACCAGTGCGATGGCCACATCCGTCCAGCTCAGCCAGCCACCCCAGGCCACCGGTACGGCGGCGAACAACGCCAGGAACGGGATCACCACGAACGACCAGAGGCCGATCAGGATGCCAGGTGACTGCGGCCCTTCGGTGAGCGGCTTGGGGCCGGATGGCCTGACGGTGTCTGGTGGTTCGAGAAGCGTGGACGGGGACATGACACCTCACAGCGACAGGGTGGGGAAGATCAGTAACTTACGCCTACGTCACCGTAACCTACGGTGCCGTAGTTTGCTACGGGCGAGTATCCGGCAAATGGCTGGCGAAGATCGACGGGTGTTGTCGTATCCGCACCCTAGGTTGCAGCTCATGACCGACCCGCTCGCCGCCGAAGCCCACCGCCTCCGCACCGTCGAACAGCTCTCCCTGAGCCAGATCCAGGACCGGCTGGGGATCGGCAAGGGCCGGCTCTACGAACTGCTGCGGGGCGTACCGCCGCCAGAGTGGACCCGCCGACCAAACGCCAAGGACGAGCTGCGGAGCCAGGCGGTGGCGTTACGCG is a window of Micromonospora polyrhachis DNA encoding:
- a CDS encoding acyl-CoA desaturase — translated: MSPSTLLEPPDTVRPSGPKPLTEGPQSPGILIGLWSFVVIPFLALFAAVPVAWGGWLSWTDVAIALVWYVVAGLGITVGFHRYFTHGSFKTKRWLRVTLAVAGSLAIEGSVTQWVADHRRHHAFSDVEGDPHSPWRFGGSFWGLTKGLFHAHMGWLFRRELTNRQRFAPDLLADRDISRVDRLFPVLVVISALAPAVIGGLVTWSWQGALTAFFWAGLVRIALLHHVTWSVNSVCHVYGERPFEVRQGDKASNFWPLAIVSFGESWHNLHHSDPTSARHGVLRGQIDISARVIWIFEKLGLASDVRWPKPERIAAKLVKPAAPR